Proteins co-encoded in one Osmerus mordax isolate fOsmMor3 chromosome 11, fOsmMor3.pri, whole genome shotgun sequence genomic window:
- the prcp gene encoding lysosomal Pro-X carboxypeptidase isoform X2: MRSEFSTVFRPAHMSIVLLSFFCFNVFALKSQLLSRRGVLDFTSEKGVAITYKTLYYEQKIDHFGFLEDGTFKQRYLVSEQHWLHKGGPILFYTGNEGDITWFCNNTGFMWDVAEELGAMLVFAEHRYYGESMPFGVDSYSDSKHLNYLTSEQALADFAVLIRELKRTVVGAEESPVIAIGGSYGGMLSAWMRMKYPNVVVGALAASAPIWQFPNMVPCGNFYKIVTEDFARSGLKCDVNIRRSWKAIDNISSTDDGLQWLSREFSLCFPLKKQDSAGFKSWLQETWVNLAMVDYPYEANFLQPLPRWPIQVVCKYLHLDATVSDYQLLQGISQAVKVYYNYTGNTACLNTSQTATGNLGLIGWYYQACTEMVMPMCTDGVQDMFEPQEWNFQAFSDECNNLFGVRPRLDWAHIVYGGFDISSHSNIVFSNGGLDPWSGGGVTQSISASLVAIVIPDGAHHLDLRFNNEYDPQSVLSARALEVDYFKHWILQAKKAP; the protein is encoded by the exons ATGAGATCAGAATTTAGCACTGTGTTTAGACCTGCTCATATGAGCATCGTTTTATTAAGTTTCTTTTGTTTTAACGTGTTTGCTCTCAAGTCTCAACTTTTATCGAGACGTGGCGTTTTAGATTTCACGTCTGAAAAAGGGGTCGCGATCACCTATAAAACGTTGTATTATGAACAAAAG ATCGATCACTTTGGTTTCCTGGAAGATGGAACATTCAAACAAAGATACCTTGTTTCTGAGCAGCACTGGCTCCATAAAGGAGGTCCTATACTTTTCTATACTGGCAATGAAGGAGACATCACATGGTTCTGCAACAACACT GGTTTCATGTGGGATGTTGCGGAGGAGTTGGGTGCCATGCTAGTCTTTGCAGAACACCGCTACTATGGTGAATCCATGCCTTTTGGTGTTGACTCCTACAGT GACAGCAAACACCTGAACTATCTGACATCAGAGCAGGCACTGGCCGACTTTGCTGTTCTGATCAGAGAGCTGAAGAGGACAGTGgtaggagcagaggagagccctGTCATTGCTATTGGGGGATCTTATGGTGGTATGCTTTCTGCCTGGATGAGGATGAAATATCCTAATGTTGTAGTTGG AGCTTTGGCTGCATCTGCTCCAATTTGGCAGTTCCCTAATATGGTACCCTGTGGAAACTTCTATAAAATAGTCACAGAAGATTTTGCCAGGAGTGGACTGAAATGCGATGTCAACATCAGGAGATCGTGGAAGGCCATTGATAATATCTCCTCCACTG ATGACGGTCTTCAGTGGCTGTCTCGGGAGTTCAGCTTGTGTTTCCCACTTAAAAAGCAGGACTCAGCTGGCTTCAAGTCCTGGCTTCAAGAGACCTGGGTGAATCTAGCCATGGTAGATTATCCCTACGAGGCCAACTTCCTCCAGCCACTTCCTCGCTGGCCCATACAG GTGGTCTGTAAGTACCTTCATTTGGATGCCACTGTGTCTGACTACCAGCTACTGCAGGGCATCTCCCAGGCTGTGAAGGTCTACTACAActacacaggaaacacagcctGCCTCAACACATCCCAAACTGCCACTGGAAACCTAGGCCTCATTGGCTGGTATTATCAG GCCTGTACAGAGATGGTGATGCCTATGTGCACTGATGGGGTCCAGGACATGTTTGAGCCTCAGGAATGGAACTTCCAGGCCTTCTCAGATGAGTGCAATAACCTGTTTGGAGTGAGGCCACGGCTTGACTGGGCTCACATTGTCTATGGGGGATTTGACATTTCCTCTCATAGTAACATTGTTTTCAG TAATGGGGGTCTTGACCCATGGTCGGGGGGAGGAGTGACCCAAAGCATCTCTGCTTCTCTGGTTGCCATAGTAATTCCTGATGGTGCCCATCATTTGGACCTGCGCTTCAACAATGAATATGATCCGCAGTCTGTACTGTCAGCCCGCGCACTGGAAGTGGACTACTTTAAACACTGGATCTTACAGGCCAAAAAAGCACCTTGA
- the prcp gene encoding lysosomal Pro-X carboxypeptidase isoform X1: MRSEFSTVFRPAHMSIVLLSFFCFNVFALKSQLLSRRGVLDFTSEKGVAITYKTLYYEQKIDHFGFLEDGTFKQRYLVSEQHWLHKGGPILFYTGNEGDITWFCNNTGFMWDVAEELGAMLVFAEHRYYGESMPFGVDSYSDSKHLNYLTSEQALADFAVLIRELKRTVVGAEESPVIAIGGSYGGMLSAWMRMKYPNVVVGFLVVYSRALAASAPIWQFPNMVPCGNFYKIVTEDFARSGLKCDVNIRRSWKAIDNISSTDDGLQWLSREFSLCFPLKKQDSAGFKSWLQETWVNLAMVDYPYEANFLQPLPRWPIQVVCKYLHLDATVSDYQLLQGISQAVKVYYNYTGNTACLNTSQTATGNLGLIGWYYQACTEMVMPMCTDGVQDMFEPQEWNFQAFSDECNNLFGVRPRLDWAHIVYGGFDISSHSNIVFSNGGLDPWSGGGVTQSISASLVAIVIPDGAHHLDLRFNNEYDPQSVLSARALEVDYFKHWILQAKKAP, translated from the exons ATGAGATCAGAATTTAGCACTGTGTTTAGACCTGCTCATATGAGCATCGTTTTATTAAGTTTCTTTTGTTTTAACGTGTTTGCTCTCAAGTCTCAACTTTTATCGAGACGTGGCGTTTTAGATTTCACGTCTGAAAAAGGGGTCGCGATCACCTATAAAACGTTGTATTATGAACAAAAG ATCGATCACTTTGGTTTCCTGGAAGATGGAACATTCAAACAAAGATACCTTGTTTCTGAGCAGCACTGGCTCCATAAAGGAGGTCCTATACTTTTCTATACTGGCAATGAAGGAGACATCACATGGTTCTGCAACAACACT GGTTTCATGTGGGATGTTGCGGAGGAGTTGGGTGCCATGCTAGTCTTTGCAGAACACCGCTACTATGGTGAATCCATGCCTTTTGGTGTTGACTCCTACAGT GACAGCAAACACCTGAACTATCTGACATCAGAGCAGGCACTGGCCGACTTTGCTGTTCTGATCAGAGAGCTGAAGAGGACAGTGgtaggagcagaggagagccctGTCATTGCTATTGGGGGATCTTATGGTGGTATGCTTTCTGCCTGGATGAGGATGAAATATCCTAATGTTGTAGTTGG GTTTTTGGTGGTCTATTCCAGAGCTTTGGCTGCATCTGCTCCAATTTGGCAGTTCCCTAATATGGTACCCTGTGGAAACTTCTATAAAATAGTCACAGAAGATTTTGCCAGGAGTGGACTGAAATGCGATGTCAACATCAGGAGATCGTGGAAGGCCATTGATAATATCTCCTCCACTG ATGACGGTCTTCAGTGGCTGTCTCGGGAGTTCAGCTTGTGTTTCCCACTTAAAAAGCAGGACTCAGCTGGCTTCAAGTCCTGGCTTCAAGAGACCTGGGTGAATCTAGCCATGGTAGATTATCCCTACGAGGCCAACTTCCTCCAGCCACTTCCTCGCTGGCCCATACAG GTGGTCTGTAAGTACCTTCATTTGGATGCCACTGTGTCTGACTACCAGCTACTGCAGGGCATCTCCCAGGCTGTGAAGGTCTACTACAActacacaggaaacacagcctGCCTCAACACATCCCAAACTGCCACTGGAAACCTAGGCCTCATTGGCTGGTATTATCAG GCCTGTACAGAGATGGTGATGCCTATGTGCACTGATGGGGTCCAGGACATGTTTGAGCCTCAGGAATGGAACTTCCAGGCCTTCTCAGATGAGTGCAATAACCTGTTTGGAGTGAGGCCACGGCTTGACTGGGCTCACATTGTCTATGGGGGATTTGACATTTCCTCTCATAGTAACATTGTTTTCAG TAATGGGGGTCTTGACCCATGGTCGGGGGGAGGAGTGACCCAAAGCATCTCTGCTTCTCTGGTTGCCATAGTAATTCCTGATGGTGCCCATCATTTGGACCTGCGCTTCAACAATGAATATGATCCGCAGTCTGTACTGTCAGCCCGCGCACTGGAAGTGGACTACTTTAAACACTGGATCTTACAGGCCAAAAAAGCACCTTGA